The following are encoded together in the Brassica napus cultivar Da-Ae chromosome A9, Da-Ae, whole genome shotgun sequence genome:
- the LOC125577671 gene encoding uncharacterized protein At3g43530-like isoform X2, whose protein sequence is MAVEPMRPVGFFFKPSDYWTACKLSLRCHQHDFLETIKDFKESEKSWFENHPQFKHLFHMDCCEKRKVQGLWMLLLRCMHTGKERQAWFGVNGVPIRYSIREHALLSGLYCGSYPENYPIKGKMKFATKHFKHLQKKTKEKNRKKQGLRVTEADVLEKLEKMEADDGSDERLKMAVLYFLTRVIRGRKRNAYFIEPFILQAVDDLDFCNKFPWGRYTFDDCMKEIFHLRDHFAKGLPENNMQWTFPGFVIPLEILAFECIPVLRESFRDPDPNCLPDCPRMCKWKYKRTGTTGFALEEIYKALGNTKVISSTLKPQGDELDLLYEIMDEGSVEDVELQDDSDKADIAVDGWNRILIEPEGKIFWEDLFEMDVRTRPTTQQQSEPHGIFEGQEEERVCEEPEAGGEAGRESVKELELRLNKRMDDGFALRDETIRLLAARVKELEQDKIQRENWSFQFGEYETCEASGGKGRDNMGNGNEDGEAVAEKDGEKQVEEEAEKNGTKEAEKDGAKEAETTPEDVEGEEEAAKEAYEVAGNEDEVGQKEGETEADKEGETEEGKTDVEDSPSTLQVMAEAAEKLEKEVDDKAAAEKAAAEKAAADLAAAEKAASDKEKVGDQKETRPKRTHKPSRPLRSPYQKN, encoded by the exons ATGGCCGTAGAACCAATGAGACCTGTTGGTTTTTTCTTCAAGCCGAGTGATTATTGGACGGCTTGCAAGCTCTCCTTAAGGTGCCACCAACACGATTTTCTGGAGACGATTAAAGACTTTAAGGAGTCAGAGAAGAGTTGGTTTGAGAATCACCCTCAGTTCAAGCATTTATTCCACATGGATTGTTGCGAGAAAAGAAAGGTTCAGGGATTGTGGATGTTGCTACTTCGTTGTATGCATACAGGAAAGGAGCGACAAGCTTGGTTTGGGGTAAACGGTGTTCCAATTAGATACTCTATCAGGGAACATGCCCTCCTCTCTGGTTTATACTGCGGATCATACCCTGAAAACTATCCGATAAAAGGGAAGATGAAGTTTGCAACAAAGCATTTTAAGCACTTGCAGAAGAAGACTAAGGAGAAGAATAGGAAGAAACAGGGACTGAGAGTGACAGAAGCGGATGTCTTAGAGAAGCTTGAGAAGATGGAAGCTGATGATGGTAGTGATGAGCGTCTGAAGATGGCGGTTCTTTATTTTTTGACCAGAGTAATAAGAGGAAGGAAAAGAAATGCATACTTCATTGAGCCTTTCATTCTCCAGGCAGTAGATGATCTGGATTTTTGCAACAAGTTTCCATGGGGCCGTTACACATTTGATGATTGTATGAAGGAGATTTTCCACTTGAGGGATCATTTCGCTAAAGGGCTCCCAGAGAATAATATGCAGTGGACATTTCCTGGGTTTGTCATCCCTTTGGAG ATATTGGCTTTTGAATGTATCCCTGTCCTTAGGGAAAGTTTCAGAGATCCTGATCCAAACTGTCTCCCAGATTGCCCAAGAATGTGCAAATGGAAGTACAAGAGGACTGGGACAACAGGATTTGCATTAGAAGAGATTTATAAGGCGCTTGGAAACACAAag GTGATTTCAAGTACGCTGAAACCACAGGGAGATGAACTAGACCTCTTGTATGAAATCATGGATGAAGGGAGTGTGGAAGACGTGGAGCTGCAAGATGATTCAGATAAGGCAGACATAGCCGTTGACGGTTGGAACCGGATCCTTATAGAACCGGAAGGAAAAATATTTTGGGAGGATCTATTCGAGATGGATGTGAGAACCCGGCCTACCACACAGCAACAATCTGAGCCTCATGGTATATTCGAAGGACAGGAGGAAGAAAGGGTATGTGAGGAACCCGAGGCAGGGGGCGAGGCAGGCCGTGAGAGTGTAAAAGAGTTGGAATTGAGATTGAACAAGAGAATGGATGACGGATTTGCATTGAGAGACGAAACAATTCGTCTCTTGGCAGCACGAGTAAAGGAGTTGGAACAAGACAAGATTCAAAGAGAAAATTGGTCATTCCAATTTGGTGAATATGAAACATGTGAGGCTTCAGGAGGCAAAGGAAGAg ATAATATGGGCAATGGCAATGAAGATGGTGAGGCAGTGGCTGAGAAGGATGGTGAGAAACAGGTCGAAGAAGAGGCTGAGAAGAATGGCACGAAAGAGGCTGAGAAGGATGGCGCGAAAGAGGCTGAGACAACACCTGAAG aTGTTGAGGGTGAGGAAGAGGCTGCGAAAGAGGCTTATGAGGTCGCTGGCAATGAGGATGAAGTAGGTCAGAAGGAGGGCGAGACAGAGGCTGACAAGGAGGGTGAAACTGAGGAAGGCAAGACAGATGTGGAGGACTCGCCATCTACTCTTCAAGTGATGGCAGAAGCTGCGGAGAAACTCGAGAAAGAGGTTGATGATAAGGCTGCTGCAGAGAAAGCTGCTGCAGAGAAGGCTGCTGCAGATTTAGCTGCTGCTGAAAAGGCAGCTAGTGATAAGGAAAAAGTTGGTGATCAGAAGGAGACCAGGCCAAAGAGGACCCATAAACCTTCTCGTCCGCTCAGGTCTCCGTATCAGAAAAACTAA
- the LOC106350214 gene encoding COPII coat assembly protein SEC16-like, with protein MATSPSDKLVQEEEEVGTEEVVDPAKTTKEEDEVRTEEDQARTEEADPEKTTEEEDEVRTEEDKARTEEEEVRTEDVDPTKTTEEEDEVRTEEDEVRTEEDEVRTEEEDEPKEEAIESLLESTRNLNIEDEETNQGAENQNRQEDPITTHRSDQTMDRGSTSLASDQNRPLDSDPNTSPISLSVQDQGTENQNPQEQSMIPRSGQRMQRGSTSSARHQNQNRPLVLPNPPSQQMMMPPRLGPSVPPYQQDLFGLPPQPRWLVVDHFYSDGLGLYSAQWRFRTITPFLPNQNTYPHQLVPMELPGQPGTELVCYSQSFGVLRQGQLVPHQEAPPMRPQQQNQFRSLPPMRPMLPQDDFVVHLGQVPVRPMMYYQEQNQIVPNAGIQAPARPSLPQVRAPMMQPPVLLYPPPIVNAVPVRPMMNQGGGQRFRFPMIQHHQGSPSAPWPEQNQQLQSPRESQGSNDGPFSSGGSQD; from the exons ATGGCTACTTCTCCATCTGATAAACTcgtccaagaagaagaagaagtgggaacaGAGGAGGTTGTTGATCCCGCCAAAACAAccaaggaagaagacgaagtGCGAACAGAAGAAGACCAAGCGCGAACAGAGGAGGCTGATCCCGAAAAAACAACcgaggaagaagacgaagtgCGAACAGAGGAAGACAAAGCAcgaacagaggaagaagaagtgagaACAGAGGACGTTGATCCCACCAAAACAACcgaggaagaagacgaagtgCGTACAGAGGAAGATGAAGTGAGAACAGAGGAAGACGAAGTgagaacagaggaagaagatgagccCAAGGAAGAAGCTATCGAGAGCCTTCTTGAATCTACTCGTAATCTCAACATAGAAGACGAAGAGACCAACCAAGGAGCTGAGAATCAGAATCGTCAAGAAGATCCGATCACG ACTCATAGGAGCGACCAAACAATGGACCGTGGCTCAACATCGCTTGCAAGTGACCAGAACCGTCCTCTTGATTCTGATCCCAACACTTCTCCTATTAGTCTCAGCGTACAAGACCAAGGAACCGAGAACCAGAATCCTCAAGAACAGTCAATG ATTCCTAGGAGCGGTCAAAGGATGCAACGTGGCTCAACATCTTCTGCAAGGCATCAGAACCAAAACCGTCCTCTTGTTCTTCCGAATCCTCCTTCTCAACAGATGATGATGCCTCCTCGTCTTGGACCAAGCGTGCCTCCATATCAGCAAGACCTTTTCGGTTTGCCCCCGCAGCCAAGATGGCTCGTAGTAGACCACTTCTACTCAGACGGGCTCGGTCTATACAGTGCACAATGGAGATTCCGAACCATCACTCCTTTTCTCCCAAACCAGAACACATATCCGCATCAGCTGGTGCCGATGGAGCTCCCCGGTCAGCCTGGAACTGAATTAGTATGCTACAGCCAGTCGTTCGGTGTGCTTCGGCAGGGCCAACTCGTTCCCCACCAGGAAGCTCCTCCGATGAGGCCGCAGCAGCAGAACCAGTTTCGAAGTCTACCTCCAATGAGGCCAATGCTGCCACAGGACGACTTCGTTGTCCATCTAGGTCAAGTCCCGGTGAGGCCAATGATGTATTACCAGGAACAGAACCAGATTGTTCCCAACGCGGGCATACAAGCTCCGGCGAGGCCAAGTCTACCCCAAGTCAGAGCTCCGATGATGCAGCCACCGGTGCTTTTATATCCGCCACCTATAGTTAACGCTGTACCAGTGAGGCCAATGATGAACCAAGGAGGAGGACAACGGTTTAGGTTCCCCATGATTCAGCACCACCAAGGTTCTCCCAGTGCACCGTGGCCTGAGCAGAATCAGCAACTTCAGTCTCCAAGGGAGTCTCAGGGTTCCAACGATGGACCGTTTTCTTCTGGCGGAAGTCAAGACTAG
- the LOC106398084 gene encoding uncharacterized protein LOC106398084 translates to MDSNGSVVIHFEHGVDRHISTLVMKGRYEEITYSHLVDRIGKKLKIDVDATKLQLSYFPLVLNNKNSCYILDDEDVLGYLMMVDKKNRRCVLHVELAKIVSENQSNEMFSMNEENLSDARANDGMVGVGELEIVPHIQEDEFEHEKISEEGDEMDDREELPAVTAVEPPVVNSEWDDGIDISLHQEFATREEVRDLVDKGVHSNCFEVDIQKSNPRVYILKCRGAGCRWYLRAAKLKNSDFFSIRTYRKIHTCSRGDASVMKKKKRGTPSLVASVVHSDYPG, encoded by the coding sequence ATGGATAGCAATGGATCTGTGGTGATACACTTTGAACATGGTGTAGACCGACATATTTCTACTTTGGTGATGAAAGGAAGATATGAGGAGATTACTTATTCCCACTTGGTTGATAGAATAGGCAAAAAACTGAAGATTGATGTAGATGCCACCAAGCTTCAACTGAGTTACTTTCCGCTGGtcttgaataataaaaattcttgttatatcttggatgatgaagatgttttaGGATATTTGATGATGGTAGATAAGAAGAACCGACGTTGTGTCTTGCATGTGGAACTTGCCAAAATCGTCTCAGAAAATCAGAGCAACGAGATGTTTTCTATGAATGAGGAAAATCTGAGTGATGCCAGAGCTAATGATGGCATGGTTGGAGTTGGAGAGTTGGAAATTGTTCCTCATATTCAGGAGGATGAGTTTGAGCATGAGAAAATCAGTGAAGAGGGTGATGAAATGGATGATAGGGAGGAGTTGCCGGCTGTTACAGCAGTTGAACCTCCTGTTGTCAATTCTGAATGGGATGATGGCATTGATATTAGTCTTCATCAAGAATTTGCGACTAGAGAAGAAGTGAGGGATTTAGTGGACAAAGGTGTGCATTCCAATTGTTTTGAGGTTGATATACAGAAGTCGAATCCTCGGGTTTACATATTGAAATGTCGTGGGGCTGGATGCAGATGGTATTTACGAGCTGCAAAGCTGAAGAACTCTGATTTTTTCTCTATCAGAACGTATAGAAAGATTCATACGTGCTCTCGTGGAGATGCAAGtgtcatgaagaagaagaaaagaggcaCGCCAAGCTTGGTCGCATCAGTGGTGCACTCTGATTATCCCGGCTAA
- the LOC125577967 gene encoding uncharacterized protein LOC125577967: protein MLSRETRAPFCRVVGYIFGLEYEYVKKPLYIVRLESESDFQLPIGTRLPLIHDESVEYIDEEDLFKIFHDPAKTGDVFDDEEEEEVNDCQSTTTKKRRRMSTNEQEIINSNHYDGSSQFSEPNLGAQGLIDVVPNLFPSQASMMYNQQQLDQPNQMGFFPTLPPSLAPVTPMMYNQQLGFRSSQVTEPNLGTEVPTMLVGQHNLRQSFGMRQQPFLNAAAPMVYNPPHQFMRREINQPNNMGVFPNPFTVQAPTMYNQRYGSQITEPNLGAQVSTMFLDQNNPNQPFGMCQQPSQSAAAPVMYNQQLQSMRPVTNQQNQMSSMRMFSAGQSSYCGRGSHGLGRGGRD, encoded by the coding sequence ATGCTTTCTCGTGAAACAAGAGCTCCGTTTTGTCGTGTGGTTGGCTACATTTTTGGACTTGAATATGAATATGTAAAGAAACCTTTATATATTGTGAGATTGGAATCGGAGTCAGATTTCCAACTGCCTATCGGTACACGTCTCCCTCTAATCCACGATGAATCTGTAGAATATATTGATGAAGAGGATTTGTTCAAGATATTTCATGATCCAGCAAAGACTGGTGACGtttttgatgatgaagaagaagaagaagtaaatgATTGCCAGAGTACAAcaacaaagaagagaagaaggatgaGTACTAATGAACAAGAAATCATTAACTCAAATCATTATGATGGGAGCAGTCAATTTTCAGAACCGAACCTTGGGGCACAAGGATTAATAGACGTTGTTCCCAATCTATTTCCGAGTCAAGCTTCAATGATGTACAACCAACAACAGCTCGATCAACCGAACCAAATGGGATTTTTTCCCACTCTACCCCCAAGTCTAGCTCCAGTGACGCCAATGATGTACAACCAGCAGCTTGGTTTCAGGAGTAGTCAGGTTACAGAACCAAACCTTGGTACAGAAGTACCAACAATGCTTGTAGGTCAGCACAATCTTAGACAATCTTTTGGTATGCGCCAACAACCTTTTCTCAATGCAGCAGCTCCAATGGTGTACAATCCGCCGCATCAATTTATGAGACGTGAGATCAATCAGCCGAACAATATGGGAGTTTTTCCCAATCCATTTACAGTTCAAGCTCCAACGATGTACAACCAGCGGTATGGCAGTCAGATTACAGAACCAAACCTTGGAGCACAAGTATCAACAATGTTTTTAGATCAGAACAATCCCAACCAGCCTTTTGGTATGTGCCAACAACCTTCTCAAAGTGCAGCAGCTCCAGTGATGTACAACCAGCAGCTGCAATCCATGAGACCTGTGACTAATCAGCAAAACCAAATGAGTTCTATGAGGATGTTCAGTGCTGGACAGTCTTCTTACTGTGGCAGAGGAAGCCATGGTCTTGGGAGGGGAGGTCGAGACTAA
- the LOC125577671 gene encoding uncharacterized protein At3g43530-like isoform X1, translated as MAVEPMRPVGFFFKPSDYWTACKLSLRCHQHDFLETIKDFKESEKSWFENHPQFKHLFHMDCCEKRKVQGLWMLLLRCMHTGKERQAWFGVNGVPIRYSIREHALLSGLYCGSYPENYPIKGKMKFATKHFKHLQKKTKEKNRKKQGLRVTEADVLEKLEKMEADDGSDERLKMAVLYFLTRVIRGRKRNAYFIEPFILQAVDDLDFCNKFPWGRYTFDDCMKEIFHLRDHFAKGLPENNMQWTFPGFVIPLEILAFECIPVLRESFRDPDPNCLPDCPRMCKWKYKRTGTTGFALEEIYKALGNTKVISSTLKPQGDELDLLYEIMDEGSVEDVELQDDSDKADIAVDGWNRILIEPEGKIFWEDLFEMDVRTRPTTQQQSEPHGIFEGQEEERVCEEPEAGGEAGRESVKELELRLNKRMDDGFALRDETIRLLAARVKELEQDKIQRENWSFQFGEYETCEASGGKGRDNMGNGNEDGEAVAEKDGEKQVEEEAEKNGTKEAEKDGAKEAETTPEDAEGEEEADKDGKNSESDAVTAAVHTPLPTETTPEDVEGEEEAAKEAYEVAGNEDEVGQKEGETEADKEGETEEGKTDVEDSPSTLQVMAEAAEKLEKEVDDKAAAEKAAAEKAAADLAAAEKAASDKEKVGDQKETRPKRTHKPSRPLRSPYQKN; from the exons ATGGCCGTAGAACCAATGAGACCTGTTGGTTTTTTCTTCAAGCCGAGTGATTATTGGACGGCTTGCAAGCTCTCCTTAAGGTGCCACCAACACGATTTTCTGGAGACGATTAAAGACTTTAAGGAGTCAGAGAAGAGTTGGTTTGAGAATCACCCTCAGTTCAAGCATTTATTCCACATGGATTGTTGCGAGAAAAGAAAGGTTCAGGGATTGTGGATGTTGCTACTTCGTTGTATGCATACAGGAAAGGAGCGACAAGCTTGGTTTGGGGTAAACGGTGTTCCAATTAGATACTCTATCAGGGAACATGCCCTCCTCTCTGGTTTATACTGCGGATCATACCCTGAAAACTATCCGATAAAAGGGAAGATGAAGTTTGCAACAAAGCATTTTAAGCACTTGCAGAAGAAGACTAAGGAGAAGAATAGGAAGAAACAGGGACTGAGAGTGACAGAAGCGGATGTCTTAGAGAAGCTTGAGAAGATGGAAGCTGATGATGGTAGTGATGAGCGTCTGAAGATGGCGGTTCTTTATTTTTTGACCAGAGTAATAAGAGGAAGGAAAAGAAATGCATACTTCATTGAGCCTTTCATTCTCCAGGCAGTAGATGATCTGGATTTTTGCAACAAGTTTCCATGGGGCCGTTACACATTTGATGATTGTATGAAGGAGATTTTCCACTTGAGGGATCATTTCGCTAAAGGGCTCCCAGAGAATAATATGCAGTGGACATTTCCTGGGTTTGTCATCCCTTTGGAG ATATTGGCTTTTGAATGTATCCCTGTCCTTAGGGAAAGTTTCAGAGATCCTGATCCAAACTGTCTCCCAGATTGCCCAAGAATGTGCAAATGGAAGTACAAGAGGACTGGGACAACAGGATTTGCATTAGAAGAGATTTATAAGGCGCTTGGAAACACAAag GTGATTTCAAGTACGCTGAAACCACAGGGAGATGAACTAGACCTCTTGTATGAAATCATGGATGAAGGGAGTGTGGAAGACGTGGAGCTGCAAGATGATTCAGATAAGGCAGACATAGCCGTTGACGGTTGGAACCGGATCCTTATAGAACCGGAAGGAAAAATATTTTGGGAGGATCTATTCGAGATGGATGTGAGAACCCGGCCTACCACACAGCAACAATCTGAGCCTCATGGTATATTCGAAGGACAGGAGGAAGAAAGGGTATGTGAGGAACCCGAGGCAGGGGGCGAGGCAGGCCGTGAGAGTGTAAAAGAGTTGGAATTGAGATTGAACAAGAGAATGGATGACGGATTTGCATTGAGAGACGAAACAATTCGTCTCTTGGCAGCACGAGTAAAGGAGTTGGAACAAGACAAGATTCAAAGAGAAAATTGGTCATTCCAATTTGGTGAATATGAAACATGTGAGGCTTCAGGAGGCAAAGGAAGAg ATAATATGGGCAATGGCAATGAAGATGGTGAGGCAGTGGCTGAGAAGGATGGTGAGAAACAGGTCGAAGAAGAGGCTGAGAAGAATGGCACGAAAGAGGCTGAGAAGGATGGCGCGAAAGAGGCTGAGACAACACCTGAAG atgctgagggtgaagaagaagctgataaGGATGGTAAGAATAGCGAGTCAGATGCTGTCACTGCAGCTGTACACACTCCTCTTCCTACTGAGACAACACCTGAAG aTGTTGAGGGTGAGGAAGAGGCTGCGAAAGAGGCTTATGAGGTCGCTGGCAATGAGGATGAAGTAGGTCAGAAGGAGGGCGAGACAGAGGCTGACAAGGAGGGTGAAACTGAGGAAGGCAAGACAGATGTGGAGGACTCGCCATCTACTCTTCAAGTGATGGCAGAAGCTGCGGAGAAACTCGAGAAAGAGGTTGATGATAAGGCTGCTGCAGAGAAAGCTGCTGCAGAGAAGGCTGCTGCAGATTTAGCTGCTGCTGAAAAGGCAGCTAGTGATAAGGAAAAAGTTGGTGATCAGAAGGAGACCAGGCCAAAGAGGACCCATAAACCTTCTCGTCCGCTCAGGTCTCCGTATCAGAAAAACTAA
- the LOC125577672 gene encoding bromodomain-containing protein DDB_G0280777-like — protein MATAPTDKDEVQREEVDPAKITEEVNEEAIESSLNQNRQEDSIAIRRSGETMGRGSTSSASQQNRGLVPSGAQMSQQMMMPRPYQQERPVAHFQMPRPYQQEGSVAPFQMSQQMMMSHLRPSVPPYQQERPVAPVQNEFTQPFGMQRGKRKLYEAGESSSSRKRQNQQHLWQIEAPRDSEGYQEYLERLGGSSGGSLGAFSARHPLNQRRQNQPPWMNYTNQPQQQAVRPVMNYNQPQQQAARPWMNYTNQPQQQAVRPWINYNNQPQQQGVRNYNNQPPWMN, from the exons ATGGCTACTGCTCCAACTGATAAAGACGAAGTGCAGAGAGAGGAGGTTGATCCCGCCAAAATAACCGAAGAAGTCAATGAAGAAGCTATCGAGAGCTCTCTTAATCAGAATCGTCAAGAAGACTCGATCGCG ATTCGTAGGAGTGGTGAAACGATGGGACGTGGCTCAACATCGTCTGCAAGTCAACAGAACCGTGGTCTTGTTCCTTCTGGCGCTCAAATGTCTCAACAGATGATGATGCCTCGTCCATATCAGCAGGAGCGACCAGTTGCACATTTTCAAATGCCTCGTCCATATCAGCAGGAGGGATCAGTTGCTCCTTTTCAAATGTCTCAACAGATGATGATGTCGCATCTTAGACCAAGTGTGCCTCCATATCAGCAGGAGCGACCAGTTGCACCTGTTCAGAATGAGTTTACTCAGCCTTTTGGTATGCAAAGGGGAAAGCGAAAATTGTATGAGGCAGGTGAGAGCTCCTCCTCTAGGAAAAGGCAAAACCAGCAGCATCTATGGCAAATTGAAGCTCCTAGGGATTCAGAGGGGTATCAAGAGTACTTGGAGCGTCTAGGAGGATCATCAGGTGGATCACTTGGGGCTTTTAGTGCTAGGCATCCCTTGAACCAGCGAAGGCAAAATCAGCCGCCATGGATGAACTACACCAACCAGCCGCAGCAACAAGCAGTGAGGCCAGTGATGAACTACAACCAGCCGCAGCAACAAGCAGCGAGGCCATGGATGAACTACACCAACCAGCCGCAGCAACAAGCAGTGAGGCCATGGATTAACTACAACAACCAGCCGCAGCAACAAGGAGTGAGGAACTACAACAACCAGCCTCCATGGATGAACTAA